The following proteins are co-located in the Bordetella bronchialis genome:
- a CDS encoding MFS transporter, with amino-acid sequence MFGIGFILGPVLGGTLGDYGLRLPFIAAAVLNAGNVLLALFLLPESHTPSREKIDLATLDPLRPLRMAFAMKPLMPVVAVFFILSATGEVYGTCWALWGNDVFQWNGRWIGLSLGTFGVCQTLAQAFLPGRAVQRLGERGAVLVGIAGACAALMVMACTTQGWVVFAIMPVVALAGLGTPALQSLASRLVDESQQGQFQGVLASVMSLASIAGPLVFSSVYFLVRERWPGAIWLAALIVNAMVVPLVFGLRFSAARNPAANQSDARDRGI; translated from the coding sequence ATGTTCGGCATTGGCTTCATCCTCGGACCGGTTCTAGGCGGTACCCTCGGCGATTACGGGCTGCGGCTACCGTTCATCGCTGCTGCGGTACTCAATGCGGGCAACGTGCTGCTGGCGCTGTTCCTGTTGCCGGAATCCCACACGCCCAGCCGCGAGAAGATCGACCTAGCCACACTCGATCCGCTGCGTCCCTTGCGCATGGCGTTCGCGATGAAGCCGCTGATGCCCGTGGTTGCCGTCTTTTTCATCCTGAGCGCGACCGGCGAGGTGTACGGCACCTGCTGGGCATTGTGGGGCAATGACGTGTTCCAGTGGAACGGCCGATGGATCGGTCTTTCGCTGGGCACCTTCGGCGTATGCCAGACGTTGGCGCAAGCGTTCCTACCGGGCCGGGCCGTACAACGGCTGGGAGAGCGCGGCGCCGTGCTGGTCGGCATCGCCGGTGCGTGTGCCGCACTGATGGTCATGGCCTGCACCACGCAGGGCTGGGTGGTGTTCGCCATTATGCCGGTCGTCGCGCTCGCGGGTCTGGGCACGCCTGCCTTGCAATCGCTTGCAAGCCGCCTCGTCGACGAAAGCCAACAAGGCCAGTTTCAAGGCGTGCTGGCGTCCGTAATGAGCCTGGCGTCCATCGCCGGGCCGCTGGTGTTTTCGAGCGTCTATTTCCTCGTTCGAGAGCGGTGGCCGGGGGCCATCTGGCTGGCGGCCTTGATCGTCAACGCGATGGTCGTGCCGCTCGTATTCGGCTTGCGATTCAGTGCCGCGAGGAATCCTGCCGCAAATCAGTCAGATGCCCGCGATCGCGGCATCTGA